The following are from one region of the Stanieria sp. NIES-3757 genome:
- a CDS encoding nitrate ABC transporter, ATPase subunits C and D, translating to MFYSSTATSNTSTYYNPEDFLVIENLVKSFPKPDGSRTVILDGINLTIGAEEYISVIGHSGCGKSTLLRIIAGLDKPTSGLVTLEGKEIRKPGAERMMVFQSYALLPWLTVRDNIRLAVDEVLKKATRAEKVSLVNEHIAMVNLTAAADKYPDELSGGMKQRVGIARALITRPKMLLMDEPFGALDALTKRKLQAQVLDIWESHRQAVMMITHDVDEAIYMSDRIILMTNGPEAKIGKILTVPFDHPRDRHQLQESTEYYHLRNQALDFLEQYH from the coding sequence ATGTTTTATTCTAGCACTGCCACAAGCAATACCTCTACTTATTACAATCCAGAAGACTTTTTAGTTATTGAAAATTTAGTTAAATCTTTTCCGAAACCTGATGGCAGTCGAACAGTAATTCTCGACGGAATTAATTTAACTATTGGTGCAGAAGAATATATTTCGGTAATCGGTCACTCTGGTTGCGGTAAATCTACTTTATTGAGAATCATTGCTGGTTTAGATAAACCCACCTCAGGACTAGTAACTTTAGAAGGCAAAGAAATTCGTAAGCCCGGTGCAGAAAGGATGATGGTTTTTCAAAGCTATGCCCTACTACCCTGGCTAACTGTCCGAGATAATATTCGTCTGGCAGTAGATGAAGTCCTGAAAAAAGCTACCCGTGCGGAAAAAGTTAGTTTAGTTAATGAGCATATTGCAATGGTTAATTTAACGGCTGCTGCCGATAAATATCCTGATGAACTTTCTGGGGGGATGAAACAACGAGTAGGAATTGCCCGTGCTTTGATTACTCGTCCAAAAATGTTACTAATGGATGAACCGTTTGGTGCATTAGACGCTTTAACTAAAAGAAAATTGCAAGCACAGGTGCTAGACATTTGGGAAAGTCATCGACAAGCAGTCATGATGATCACCCATGATGTAGACGAAGCAATTTATATGTCCGACCGCATTATTTTAATGACTAATGGTCCCGAAGCAAAAATTGGCAAAATTTTAACCGTACCTTTTGACCATCCACGCGATCGCCATCAACTTCAAGAATCAACTGAATATTATCATCTCCGCAATCAAGCTTTAGATTTTCTAGAACAGTATCATTAA